The DNA window CAGTCGGCCACTGATGCTCGGCGTCGGCGACGATCACCGTTCCATCCGAGAACTCAACCTCGAAGCACGGCCGTCCGAACATGACCTCCGTCGCCGCGACCACTCGCGTCGGTTCACCGTCGGCACCGATCAGCTGATCGCCGACGGCGACCTCACCCATCGTCGTCCAGCCCGTCGGCGTAGGCAGCGGCGTATCGAGCTTGAGCGCCTTGCCCATACCGGGCCTCGCCGCAATGACGATCATCTGCCCCGGATGCAAGCCATTGGTGAGATCGTCGAGATCGGTGAAGCCAGTGGGCACTCCACGCGCCAGCCCACCCGCCGATGCGATCGCATCGATCTCGTCCATCGTCGGCTGGAGGAGCTGTTCCAGCGGCACGAAGTCCTCCGAAGTGCTGCGGCCCTCGGTCACGTCGTAGATCTCGGCCTGCGCGCGGTCGACGATGTCGGCGACGTCGGCGCCATCCGCGCCCGCATAGCCGTACTGCACGACGCGCGTGCCTGCCTCCACAAGGCGCCGTAGCAAGGCCTTCTCGGCGACGATGCCCGCGTAGTACCCCGCATTGGCTGCGGTCGGCACCGTCGAGATCAGGGTGTGCAGATACGGCGCTCCACCGATGCGGCGCAATAACCCGCGGCGATCCAGCTCGGCCGCGACCGTCACCGCGTCCGCCGGCTCACCACGGCCGTACAGGTCCAGGACGGCGTCGTAGACGTTCTGATGCGCGGGCTTGTAGAAGTCGCCTGGACGCAGCTTCTCCAGCACGTCGGCAATCGCATCCTTGCTCAAGAGCATGCCGCCCAGGACCGCCTGTTCGGCGGCGGCGTCCTGCGGAGGCTGGCGGCCGTAATCCTCACGGGGTGGCGAGGAGTCCATGTCCGAATGGCCAAGATCGTCCACCACAGCCACGGAACTACACCTCCCCTGGACTAGGTCGAACACATGTTCGATAAAAGGTTACCGCGGCATTGTGACAAGCGTCGAACATCCGCCCCCGATCGTCGCCCTCACGGGCTTGCGACGGCCAACGCTAGACGTTGCTGGGAGCGATGCATATGCCCCCTGTTCATAGACCTGTGCATGGCCTGTGGACAGGTCTGGATAGGCATGTTGAGGCCTTGGGGAGAACCTGTGTATAACTTTCTTTTTTCGGAGCATCCGCGCAGATAGCCGCACCATAAACCCCATGGAATTCTGTGGATGGGAATTACCACGGCGTGTCGTCATTGGTTGCGATCTCGGGCGTGTTGTGTTTCGGCTTGGGGCCGCGCAGGTTAACAGCGGGTTAGCTTCGCTGTCGTCTAACTATCGCGCAAAGTTCGCCAGCGCTCGTGGGCGCGCACAGCAACGGCCGGGTGAGAATAGAACAGGTTCTCACCCGGCCGTATTGCAGCTGAAGTTACTGTCCGGCGACGACGCTCACTGACACCGCAGCGTCCACATCGGGATGTAGCCGCACCGTGATCGGGTGGGTGCCGACCGACTTGATGTGTGCCTTGGGCAACTGCACCGTGCGCTTGTCCAGATTCGGCCCGCCGGCCTTCTTGATGGCAGCAACCACGTCGGCGCCCGTGACCGAACCGAACAGCTTGCCGCTGTCCCCGGCCGCCTTCACGGACAGCTCGATCGCGCCGAGACCCTCGAGCGCCGTCTTGAGCTCCCGAGCATGCTCGAGCCCCTGCACGGCCTTGGCCTCGCGGGCCCGGCGGATCTCCTCGGCCTGGCGCTCGGCGCCACGCGACGCCACGACGGCCATGCCGCGGGGCAACAGGAAGTTGCGTCCGTAGCCGTCCTTGACCTCCACGATGTCGCCCGAAATACCCAGGTGCTCCACCTCGGTAGTGAGAATGAGTTT is part of the Mycolicibacterium tusciae JS617 genome and encodes:
- the dnaB gene encoding replicative DNA helicase, which produces MAVVDDLGHSDMDSSPPREDYGRQPPQDAAAEQAVLGGMLLSKDAIADVLEKLRPGDFYKPAHQNVYDAVLDLYGRGEPADAVTVAAELDRRGLLRRIGGAPYLHTLISTVPTAANAGYYAGIVAEKALLRRLVEAGTRVVQYGYAGADGADVADIVDRAQAEIYDVTEGRSTSEDFVPLEQLLQPTMDEIDAIASAGGLARGVPTGFTDLDDLTNGLHPGQMIVIAARPGMGKALKLDTPLPTPTGWTTMGEVAVGDQLIGADGEPTRVVAATEVMFGRPCFEVEFSDGTVIVADAEHQWPTERGIQVTTSLRAGVDVITAARVPALATVGGGSRSTWGIESVRRVDSVPVRCVEVSADDHLYLAGAGMIPTHNSTLGLDFLRSCSIKHRMASVIFSLEMSKSEIVMRLLSAEAKIKLADMRLGRMNDDDWTRLARRMSEISEAPLYIDDSPNLTMMEIRAKARRLKQKSDLRLIVLDYLQLMTSGKKVESRQQEVSEFSRQIKLLAKELEVPVVAMSQLNRGPEQRTDKKPMLSDLRESGSIEQDSDMVILLHRPDAFERDDPRGGEADLIIAKHRSGPTKTITVAHQLHLSRFTNMAKG
- the rplI gene encoding 50S ribosomal protein L9 — encoded protein: MKLILTTEVEHLGISGDIVEVKDGYGRNFLLPRGMAVVASRGAERQAEEIRRAREAKAVQGLEHARELKTALEGLGAIELSVKAAGDSGKLFGSVTGADVVAAIKKAGGPNLDKRTVQLPKAHIKSVGTHPITVRLHPDVDAAVSVSVVAGQ